The genome window ACGGAAAAGATCGTCAGCAACAGCGAAAGAATGATCGCGAAGAATACGTTCATCTTTTGCGATGCGAAGCAGGCGATGAAGGCGGTGAAGAACAGCGCCGGCGCAAATCCGAGCCCGCGTACCGTCAGCCCGAAGAAGACCGGCGCCGGCAGGATGAAGAGCATGCCGCGCCAGGCCAAGGCGCCGATCGGCTCACCCTCGACGCGCAGCGCCTGAATGAAGATGATCGCGCCGAGGAGCACCAGCACACAGGCAAGCACCAGCGGAAAATAACCAGGCCCCATGCGCACGGCCGTGCCGAGGTCGAGCCCCAGCGACTGGATGGCGAAGAAGGCGCCAGTCGCAACGAAAAGCGCGCCGCAGATGGCATTGGTGGTGTCGAAACTGATGGATTTCATGGTGTCTCCTGAAGTTGGAGATGGTTCGTGACGCGCTGCTGCGATGGCTGCCCCTCATCCGCCTGTCGGCACCTTCTCCCCGCATGCGGGGGTCCGCAGGACGGGTCGAGACAAGTGGCTCGACCCCGGTAGGTCAGGGTGAGGGGCTCTTTCGGCATGCCCGGACGAGGATACCATCCTCAGTCGGCATATTCTCCGGCAGCCTCGATCACGGTTTTCCAGCGAGCGATCTCGCTTTCGAGCTTGGCTTTCAGCGCAGCCGGCGTCGCATCAGCGTCGGAGGATGGCGCCGTGCCGAGCTCGGCGAAGCGGGCGCTGACATTCGGATCCTTGAGCGCCACCTGCAGCGACTTCGACAGACGTTCGTTGATCGCAGCCGGCGTGCCCTTCGGCGTATAGATGCCGTGCCAGATGCCGACTTCGAAGCCCGGCAGGCCGGCTTCGACCGCCGTCGGAATGTCCTTCATCACGTCGAGGCGCTTGGGCGAGGTCACGGCATAGGCCTTGATCGTGCCGCCCTGGATCTGCTTCGTCGTGTTGGTCGTCTGGTCGCACATGACGTCGACCTGGCCGCCGAGCAGGTCGGTCATGGCAGGGCCGGTGCCCTTGTAGGGAACGGTCGTGAGCGGCGTCTGGATGGCGCTCATGAACATCATGCCGCAGAGATGCGAGGCGGCACCGATGCCGGCATTGGCGACCGTCACCTTGTCCTTGTTGGCCTTGAGATAATCGATCAGCCCCTTGAGGTCAGCCGGCTCCATGTCCTTGCGTGCGACGATCGTCATCGGCACCTCGGTGACGAGGCCGACATAATCGAAAGCGCCGAGCGTATCATAGGCGAGCTTGCGGTAGAGCGTAGCGCTGGTCGCCATGCCGATATGGTGCAGCAGGATAGTGTAACCGTCGGGATCGGCATTTGCCACGCGGCCGGCGCCGAGCGTGCCACCGGCGCCGCCGACATTTTCGACGACGATCTGCTGGCCGAGATCCTTCGACATGGATTCGGCGACGAGGCGCGCGACGGTATCGGTCGGGCCGCCGGCCGCAAAGGGCACGACCATAGTGATGGTGCGTTCGGGATAGGTCTGCGCCGTAGCGGCGCCGGCGAGAAGAGAGACCGCTGCAACAGCGGTCAGGCCGAGCATGGCCTTCAGGATTTTCATCGTTTCCTCCCTGATGAAATAAGCGAGCCCGCCGACACTTCCTCCGCGCCGGTTGGGATGGCCTATTTGCCGCCGCGAAAAATGGGTCCGCAATGATCGCCGCCGCTTTCGAAGGAGGATTCTGCGAAAGTGCGATGCAGCATGGGTCGATTTGGAAACAAACGACCAATGCGATGGGTGGATTTCCACCCATCGCAGCAGGTTCAGCCGCCGCAATCTAACCGTCGGTGGTCAGCATCCGCTTGTCGAGGCCGTATTTCTGCATCTTTTCGTAGAGGGTCTTGCGGGAAATGCCGAGTGACTCGTAGACCGGCCTGAGGCTGCCGCCATGGGCCACCAGCGCGCTGGCAATGACCCCTCGTTCGAATTCGGCAACGCGCTCGGCAAGCCCGGTTGCCTCCTCGGCCTGCCGCCCGCCATTGTCGAGGCCGAGAACCAGCCGGTCGGCGGCGTTCCTGAGTTCACGCACATTGCCCGGCCAGTCGCGCTGGGCAATGTCGGAGATCATCTCCGGCGGCACGGCCCCCTCGTCGCGGCCGTAGCGGGCGGCCGCCTCCCGCACCAGTTGCAGAAAGAGCAGCGGAATATCGGCCCGCCGCTGCGACAGCGAGGGCACATGCAGCGTTGCGACATCAAGCCGGTAGAAGAGGTCGGCGCGGAAGCGCCCTGCCGCCACTTCCGCTTCCAGGTCGACCTTGCTCGTCGCGATGAAGCGCACGTCGAGCGCCACGACCTCGTTCGATCCGAGTCTTGATATCACCCGTTCCTGCAGCACCCGCAGGAACTTCGCCTGCAGGTCGAAGGGCATGGAGCCGATCTCGTCGAGCAGGATGGTGCCGCCGCGCCCATGTTCGAACTTTCCGTAGCGCGGCCTCACCGCCCCCGGAAAGGCCCCGATCTCATGGCCGAAGAGCTCGCTCTCGATCAGGTTTGCCGGCAGCGCGGCGCAATTGATCGCGATGAACGGCCGGCTCGCCCGGGCGCTGATATCGTGAAGCGCCCGCGCCACCACTTCCTTGCCGGCGCCGGTCTCGCCGACGATGAGCGTATCGGCATCGCTCGCGCCGATCGCGCGGATGCGGTAGCGCAGATCCACCATCACCTGCGTGCGCCCCGGCAGCCGCGCCTCGATATCGTCGCGCTTGCCGGCGACCGCCTTCAGCAGCCGGTTTTCGAGCACGAGGCCGCGCCGCTCCATCGCCCGGCGGATGACGCCGGCAAGCATTTCAGGCGTAAACGGCTTCTCGATGAAATCGTAAGCGCCTTCGCGCATCGCCTTCACCGCAAGCTGAACGTCGCCATGGCCGGTGACGAGAATGACCGGCACCTCCTGATCGATCTCGCGGATCTTCTGCATCAGCGTCATGCCGTCCATGCCGGGCATGCGGATATCGCTGACGACGACGCCGGGAAAACTGTAGCCGATCAGTTCCAGCACATGGTCGCCGTTCGAAAAGGTCTCGACGCTGAAGCCGGAGAGCTCCAGCGCCTGCGCCGTCGAGCGGCGCAGTTCCTCCTCGTCGTCAACCAGCAGGATCTTCGCATCGTTCATTCCGCCGCCTCCGGCATCAGCCCCGCCGCCGATTGCAGCTCGATGCGGAAGACCGCCCCCCCTTCAGGATGATTGGCAGCAGTCAGGCTGCCGCCGAAATCCTTGATAATGTTGTAGGAGATCGAAAGCCCGAGACCGAGTCCCTTGCCGACGCCCTTCGTCGTGAAGAAGGGATCGAAGATGCGCTCGGCGATCGCCGCCGGCACGCCCGGCCCGTGATCGCGTATCGTCAGCATCACCTTGCCGGCCTCCTCGAAGGCGCAAACTTCGATGCGCCTGTCATCCAGCCCTTCCACCGCATCGGCCGCATTCGAGATCACATTCACCAGCACCTGCTGCAGACGCACCGAACCGGCGCGCACAACCGGCGGACACGGCCCGAGATCGAGCCGGAGTTCGGCATCCGCCGCTTTCAGCCGCCAAGCGATGATCTCGAGCGTGTCATGCATCGCCTCGTCGAGAGAAACCGACCCGAGCTTCTCGTTCGGTTTGCGGGCGAAGTTGCGCAGGTGCCGGCTGATCGCGGCCATGCGGTCGATGAGCCCGCCGATACGCTTAATATTGTCCCGCGCCTCCTCCGTCCGGCCGCGATCGATGAGAACGGAGGCGCTGTCGGTATAGGTCTTGGCGGCGGCGAGCGGCTGGTTGAACTCGTGCGAAAGCGCAGCCGACATCTGCCCGAGGCCGGCGAGCTTGCCGGCCTGGATCAGATCGGCCTGTGTCTGGCGGAGCTGCTGCTCGGTCAGTCGCCGCTCGGCGATCTCTTCTTCGATGCGGCTGTTGACGCGGGCAAGATCGGCCGTGCGTTCCTCGACGCGCCGCTCCAGCTCGTTGCGGGCGTCGGCCTGCATCTGCATGCGCTCGGCAAGCCGCGCCCGCCGCTGGCGAATGACCGCGACCGCGAGCCCGGCAATGCAGAGGACGAGAAAGACCGCCGCAAGCGCGGTGCGCGCCTGGGCACGGATGGAACTCGTCTCCATCAGCACGTTCACCGTCCAGTCCTCGGCCGGCATGTAATGCGAGAGCACCAGATATTCGCTCGAGCCGCGCTCGCCGGCCAGCGTCATCAGCTCATGCGGCTCGAGGCGCTGGCGCGTCACCGGTAGCGCCGTCAGCCTGGCATTGGCATAGCGTCGCGACGCTTCCGTGCGCGCGATGCGATCGGCCGTCAGCGGCAGGATGGCGCCATAGAGCCATTCCGGGCTGCCGGACATGAAGATGATGCCCTCCGGATCGGAGACGAAGATCTTGTATTCGCCGCCGCCCCAGGACGATTCGATCATGTCGATATCGACCTTGAAGACGATGACGCCGCGAATAGCCGCATCGATCCGGATCGGCGCGGCAAAATAATAGCCGCGCTTCAGCGAGGTGGTGCCGAGCGCGTAGAACCGCGCCTGCCGGCCTTCGATCGCGTCCTGGAAATAGGGCCGGTAGCTGAAATTCTGTCCGACGAAGCTTGCCGGTCCATCGTAATTGCTCGCCGCGATCGTCTCTCCATCAGGCTTGACCACATAGATGTCGGAGGATTTCAGCAGCCCGTTGATCTCCTTGAGATAGAGATTGGCGGCATCGCGCAGCGCCGTATCCTCGGGCGCGCTCACCAATTCCTTGATGTCCTCGTGATCGGCGATCAGCGCCGGCAGCGCTTCGTAGCGGTTGAGATGCCCGCTGAGCGCCGAGACCGCAAGGCGCAGCGCCGTTCCCGCCTGCGCCGAGGCTTCCGCCATATAGGCGCGCGTCGCGATCGCGCTTCCATAGGTGAAGAAGGCGAAGGTGATCAGCGGCACCACGAGCAACGCCGCTATCGCGCGATATCGCAAAGACAGATCCCGCTCCTCCCCTTTCTGCCTCCACTCCCCAGCGAGGCCCGACAGTGCCGAGTTTAATGAGACGGACGGGGATTTCCAAGGGCCTGCCGAAACTTGACACTTAACGAACGCGGATATCCTATTGCTGCACCGCAAGGAGGCCCCGCCCATGAGCGACGATCAGACACCCGCCGACAGCAAGCTCACCACATCCAAGCGTCGCTGGGCCGCCGAAGGCAAGTTCCTGACCGGCCGCATCAGCCGACCCGAAACCGAGCGCCTGCCGCCCGGCCAACACCTCGTCAAGAACTGGCCGGTGCTCGATCTCGGCCAGCAGCCTGTTGTCTCTACGGATACTTGGCGGCTCGAGGTGCGCGGCCTCGTCGAAACGCCGCTCACCCTCACCTGGGCCGCCTTCCACGCGATCGAGCAGAGCACTAAGGTCAGCGATATCCACTGCGTCACCACATGGTCGCGCTACGACAACAAATGGAAGGGCGTCTCGACGCGCGATCTGCTCGATCTCGCCATGCCCAAGCCGGAAGCCGGTTACGTCATGCTGACCAGTTATGACGGCTATACCACCAACCTGCCGCTCGCCGATTTCGCCGCCGAGGACGCGATCCTTGCCACCGCCTGGGAAGGCTTGCCGCTGACGGCGGATCACGGCGGCCCGATGCGCCTGGTCGTGCCGCATCTCTATTTCTGGAAAAGCGCCAAATGGCTGCGCCGCATCGAGCTTATGCCGGACGACGAGGCCGGTTTCTGGGAAAAGAACGGCTACCACATCTACGGCGATCCGTGGCGCGAGCAGCGCTATTCCGACGATTGAGCCTCCGGCCGCAGCAAGCGGCGAAGCGCATAAAAACCAACGCCGAACAATGCGGCAAGCCCCGTCAACGATGCCATACTGGCTGGATGAAGCGGTACCTTGCTCCAGTGCGGCTTGACAACATCGGCGGTGTTGAAGGCCTCGCCGCTGAACCGGCAGGTGACGAGCGCAAGGCCGCGCCGCACCATGTCGGCGTCGACCGCGGAAATGATTTCACCCGCCGCAGCGCTCTCCCGCGGCATCTCACGCATCGAAAACAAGACGGCCTTGGTCGCTGCGAGATAGGCATGGGCGCATTGGTTGAACGGGCTTTCCTCGTCCGTCACGCTACCCGGCATCCGGCCCCATAGACAATAGGAATACTGGATTTCGGCATAGTTCAGCACGCGGCGGAACCGCTCGTTGGTATCGACCGCTTGCGACGCAAGGTCAATGATCCCACTGCGATAGTCTGAAATCACCGCCATCTCGCCATGGGAAATCTCGGGGATATCCAGCCCGGCATGGCTGCCGCCGCCGCTGCGGCTATGGGCAAAGGCGTTTCCGGCAACCACGCAAGAAAAGGCGACGCCGACAAACGCCGTCGACAGGAGCGGTATGGTTCGGCTGCTTTTCATGTTTGCCCGAAAAGTTCAGGGCGCCGGTATGCGGCGCCCCTCGATGCATTCAGTGAAACGCCGTTGCCGGCCGACCTCGTTGCGGCCCGCCTTTCACGGCAAGCTGCTTTTCCGCCAGCACTCCGAAGGCGAGGCCCAAGGTTGCCCAGAGGATCACGTGCATGCCGAGCGAGGTCGTGCGGAACCGCCAGAGCACCATCGCCGAGAAATTCTCCGGCACCTCGTTGATCGGCGGCAGCAGATAGAGCACGAGGCCGATGAAGACGAGATAGGCGATGCCGGCGATGATCGCACCGTTCCAGAGACCGAAACGTTCGGCAAGACGGCGCGACAGCGCCACTGTGGCAACCAGCGCGGCAAGCGAAACGACGATCATCAGGAAGAACATTTCGGTCCTGACGCCGATCGTGTCGGGATTGCCGACCGCCGGCGGATTGGCCGGATACTTGATCCCGGGAACAAGAACGATCGCCACGAAGGCGGCAAGGGCGATGACCGCCGAAGTGCCGCGCGCCGAAAGGCTGCTGAAGCGCCCGTGCACGAAAGCGAAGGCAAGCGCAAAAAGCCCGCCGACGGCGACGCTGTAGGCCATGACGCCGGTAAAAAGGCCGAGACCGGCCTGCGTGGCGCGACTGACGATTTCAGGTTCAGCAGCTTCGCCGGCCGCCTGCGCAGTCGCCGCCTCGAAGGCGATGGCCGCATCGACCAGCGGCTCGCCGAAGGTATGGGCGAAGGCAAAAACGAGAATACCGGCAATCAGGCCCGCGAGCATGCCGCGAAGCAGAAGGTTTCCAACCATGTCAGGAACTCCCCTAAAGCATGTCGCGCAAAACTGTGTGAGCGGTTTCGCGAGAACGACATGCGCAAAACAAGACCTAAGGCGCGAGAAGCGAATCTGAAAGATCGCGACGCGCTTTAGTGGCAGGGAAAGCCGAGGAGATGACGACCGTCATGCACGAATTCGTGCACATACATGCCATTGAACAGCGCCATTGCGCCTTCCTCGGTACCGACGAAATAGAGGACGATGAGCATCAGCAGGCCGCCGAAGATCGCCCAGGGCAGGATCTCTCCTAAGGGGATCGGCGCCGGTACTGCTGCGGGCGCGAAAGTGGTGTCAGACATGTATTCCTCCGGGAATGACGCGTTCAGTCGAAAGAGTGCTTACGCAGGTGGGTCTGACTTCCAACGCGAAGAGCTTTCGACACGCTGGTCACAGTGGCGCGACCGTGCCGGATTTCCACCGGCTTCCAAACCCGCAACAGCACGGTTATATCTGCACGCCGAAGAGACTGTCAACGAAACTTCACAAGCCGGCAAAGACGCTGGAGCCGCATTCCGGGAGATCAGAACGATGGTGAATACGCGCCTCACCTGGATCTGCCACGGCGCGACGATGGCAAGCCGCAAAGCCCTGTTCCCGCTCGACGAACCGCTGGAAGACAAGGCGGAGGAAGAAGCGGCCAGCATGGCTGCCCCTCCCCGCGCCGACCGTATCGCCACGAGCCCCGCCTTACGCGCGCGCCAGACCGCGGAAGCGCTTCGCCTTGACGCCCGGATAGATCAGGCGCTTCGCGACTGCGACCATGGCCGCTGGGCCGGCAGGTCGATCACCACGGTCGAGGCAGACGAGCCGGCAAACCTCCTGGCCTGGATGAGCGATCCGGAAGCTGCCCCGCATGGCGGCGAGAGCCTTGTTGATCTGCGCAGGCGGGTCGCCAGCTGGATGGACAATGAATCCAGCCTCGGCGGCCATGTGATCGCCGTCAGCCACGCGGCCGTCATTCGGGCAGCGGTGGCGCATGTGCTTCAGGCGCCACTCCCTTCCTTCTGGCTGAGCGACGTCGAGCCACTCGCCGTCATTCACATGACCACTGATGGACGGCGCTGGTCTCTACGCTTTCCGCATTAGAGCCCGAGGCCGCTGTAACACCTTGAATCGCTGCATAAACTTATCCAGCCTTACACAAGCAAATCGCGTCATCTCTATTGAACCCGGTTTGGCGGGGACTACTTCCTTATCCCAAGGAGATGGAAGAATGACATATGATTGGAGTGGGGAGCGCACGCGACGCTTGCGTTTGATGCGTTTTGCCACAGTCACAGTTCTGGTCGGTCTCATCGTCAGCGTCCCGCTGCTGATCGTCACCGCCTGAAGCACGAAAGGGCGAGCGGTGCCATGGCACGCTCGCCTTCGTTCTTTTCACACGCCAGTCTGCAATCACGACGAAGACCGCGCTCAGCGTTTCTCGGTCTCGCAAAAGCACCCCTCTGGTCCCTTGACGGTACAGCAACAGGCTGCCGCCTCCGATAATTCGCCTTCTGGTTTCAACGAACATTTCAGACTTTTGTGCTACTTCCGCGAAGGTTGGAGATGGAGAAGGCGTGGTGCCGGTATTTTTCCAGAGCAGGGCCGGAAGGCAATGTGTGTCGATCGTCGGGTTCGGGATCACTCTCTGGCTCCTCGGCACGCTGCTGCAGCTTGACGACAGCCTTGCCTTCTTCATGACCGGTTTCGGCGAATACGGCGCCGACAAGCTCGTTCTGGCGCTGGGCATCGCCGGTGCCATGAGCTTCATCTATTCGGTGCTGCGCATCGCCGACCTGCGCAAGGAAACGGAACAGCGCGCCGCCGCTCAGGCAAAGGCCGATTGGACCGCAACCCACGACCACCTGACCAAACTGCCGAACCGCTACGCCTTCGAGCGCAAGATTCTTTCCCGGCCGATCAAGACCGACGAGGCCGAGATCGAGGAGTGGGGCCGCAACGTCACCCTCTTCTCCGTCGACCTCGACGGCTTCAAGAAAGTTAACGATCTCGTCGGCCACAAGGGCGGCGACGTCCTGTTGATCGAGGTTGCCAGACGCATCTGCGCGCTCGGCAATGCCGACTGCGTCTATCGCTTCGGCGGTGACGAATTCGTCATCGTCGCGTTCGCCCTGACGGCGCAACGCGAGGAGCGTTTTGCCAAGCTTTTGATCCAGGCCATTACCCGGCCGATCCATATCGATGGCTTTGCCGTCGAAGTCGGCGCCAGCGTCGGCTACGACCGCTGGGTCGAGGGAGCCGAACCCCTTGAAGATGCCGCCCATCGTGCCGACCTTGCCATGTACGAGGCGAAATCACGCGGACCCAACCATTATTTCGTCTTCGAACCGTCGATGCAGGACAAGGTAACGGAACGCGCCGCGCTGGAAACCAGGCTGCGTGCTGCAATTTCCACCAAGGCGATCAAACCCTTCTATCAGCCGCTGATCGACCTGAAGTCCGGCCAGCTCTGTGGCTTCGAGGCCTTGGCGCGCTGGATCGGCGATGATGGTGTCAACATCCCGCCGCCTGTCTTCATTGATATCGCCGAGGAGACGGGCATGATCACCGCATTGTTCGAGGATCTTCTCGCCCAGGCCTGCAGCGACGCACTCACCTGGCCGGAGCATGTGACCTTGTCCTTCAACGTCTCGCCGGTGCAGATGGAAGACAGGCTCCTGACTTCCCGCATCCTCAAGGTTCTCTCGGCAAGCCGGCTGCCGCCGCAGCGCCTGGAAGTGGAGATCACCGAAAATGCGCTGATCCAGGATCCCGCCATCGCCGTCGTCGTTCTCGACGAACTGCACGCGGCCGGCATCCAGATCGCCCTCGACGATTTCGGCACCGGCTATTCGAGCCTCGCCCAACTCGCCCGCTATCGTTTCGACAAGATCAAGATCGACAAGAGCTTCATCGCCACCTATCGCGACGACGAACGCCAGGAAAAGATCGTCCGCGCCATGCTCGGCCTCGGCAGGAGCCTCAACATCAAAACAACAGCGGAAGGCGTTGAGGAGCATAGCCAGCTCGCCTTCCTGCTGCAGCTTGGCTGCGATATCGGCCAGGGCTATCTCTTCGGCAAGGCGATGCCCGCCGCCGAGGCGGGCATCTTCATCAGCGATCGCAATACCAGTCTGGCCTCCACGGCCTGACGGAGCGCTCTACCCTTTGTTTTGACGCGATTCCCGGCAAAACCGCTTAGCGCTTTGCCTGGGAAAACCGCTTTGCACTCTTCCTGGAATTTGCTCTAAAACACCTGCCGCAGGATCACGAACAGCACGAAGGCGATCGCGATCGAGGCCGGCAGCGTCAGCACCCAGGCCATCAGCATGTTGCGCACGGTCGACCATTGCAGGCCGGAACCGTTCGCCGCCATGGTGCCGGCGACGCCGGACGACAGAACATGCGTGGTCGAGACCGGCAGGCCGAGATGATCGGCCGAGGCAATGGTGACCATCGCCACCACTTCGGCTGCCGCGCCCTGGCCGTAGGTCAGATGCGTCTTGCCGATCTTTTCGCCGACCGTGACGACGATCCGCTTCCAGCCCACCATCGTACCGAGGCCGAGCGCGATCGCGACCGCCACCTTCACCCAGAGCGGGATGAACTTCGTCGCATTGTCGACCGCCTTGTGGTAGTTCGTCACTGCACTGAGGTCGCCAGCGTCCATCGGCAGCAGCTTCTGCTTGTCGATCAGCTTCAGCGCCTCACCGATCAGGTAGATGTCGTTACGGACGTTGCCGACGAGATTGGTCGGCACCGCTTCCAGCGTCGGGAAGGCGGCGACTTCGGCGCTCGTCTGGTGGATATATTGCTGCAGAGCCGGCGTCGTTGCATCCGTCCAGGTCTTGTTCTTGACGGCGTTGCTGATCTCGGCCTTGTAGTCGGTGACGGTCACGCTGGGCTTCACATATTTGCCGAGCGCGGTTTCCACCTGGACCGATGCCGACTTGTAAGCCTCGAGATAGTTGACATCGGGCGTGCGGTTCAGCGCGAAAGCGGTTGGCACGAGGCCGATCAGGATGAGCATGATGAGGCCCATGCCCTTCTGGCCGTCGTTGGAACCGTGGGCGAAGCTGACGCCGGTGCAGGTGAAGATCAGGATCGCGCGGATCCAGAGCGGCGGCGGCTGGTTGCCCTTCGGTTCGTCGTAGAGTGCCTTGTTGCGCACCAGGACTTTCATAACCAGCAGAAGCACGGCGGAAAGACCGAAGCCGATCAGCGGCGAGATCAAAAGCGACAGGCCGATATTGGTCGCCTGCGACCAGTCGACGCCGCTCGTCGCCGTGCCTGCCGGCGCCAAGAACTGGTTGGCGAGGCCGACGCCGATGATCGATCCCACCAGCGTATGCGAGCTCGACGACGGCAGGCCGAGATACCAGGTGCCGAGGTTCCAGACGATCGCGGCAATTAGCAGCGCGAAGACCATGGCAAGGCCGGAACCGGAGCCGACCTGCAGGATCAGTTCCACCGGCAGCAGCGCCAGAATGCCGAAAGCGACGGCGCCGCTCGAGGTCAACACGCCGAGGAAGTTGAAGAAACCCGACCAGATGACGGCGAATTCCGCCGGCAGGGAACGCGTGTAGATGACGGTGGCTACGGCATTGGCCGTATCGTGGAAACCGTTGACGAATTCGAAGCCGAGCGCAATCAGCAGAGCAAGACCTAAGAGAATCCAGGGAACGGCAACTGCGGTTGTCAGGTCGCGGGTGAGTGCATAGGCGACATATCCGAGGCCGCAGACCAGAACGAGTGCGAATACCGGCAAGAACCATTTGCCGGATGAATTCGAACTGTGGAGCGGGTGGGAAGTGTCGCTATGAACCTGGCTGGGGGCAATATCGGCCATGGCATAGTTCCTTATTCCGTTTTGCAAATGTGCCTTTTGTTAATAATTCCGCAGCGTGAAGCTCTCATGACGTCGTAAGGCACTGACATCAGGCAATATTAGCCGTCACATGCTGTCCGCCCTACGGATGAAAATACCCCGTCGCACGCCCCACCGACCGGAATGACGGGCCGGGAGCGACAAAAACACGCGACCGGCGAATAAATGCCTTTCCGTCCGAAGCCCCGGCCCTAAGTTCGGCATCTTGACGCGGAGTCTTCGAAACATGCCATCGACCGATCTCCTCCTGACCTTCAACGCCGGCTCCTCGACCGTCAAGATCGGCATCTTCGCGATGGATGGCGCTGCGGCCCGGCGCATCGGCAAGGGTGTGATCGATTTTCGCGCCGAGCCGCTCTCGCTCGACCTGACGAAGGGATCGCAGACATTCGAGATGCCATTGAAGGCCGAAGTGACGGACGACCTGCACGGCGTCGTCGACGAGGTTTTCGCGCTTCTCGCCGATCATGTCGACATCACCGCCACACGCGCCGCTGGCCATCGCGTCGTCCATGGCGGCGACCGTTTCACGAAGGCGATCGCCCTCGACGCCGCCGCAATCGATGCCGTCGATGCGCTGACCCCGCTTGCACCCCTGCACCAGCCGCAGGCGCTGCGTTTCATCCGCGCGCTCCGGCATCTGAAACCGCATCTTGCCCAGACAGCCTCCTTCGACACTGCCTTTCATGCCACGCAGGACGATCTCGTTCGCCGCTTCGCCATTCCCCGTGCCCTGCATGACGAGGGCGTCAAGCGTTACGGCTTCCACGGCCTTTCCTACAAATTCATCGCCGCTGTGCTTGCCAGCAAGGCGCCGCGTGCAGCTAAGGCGGTGGTCGCCCATTTCGGCAGCGGCGCCAGCCTCTGCGCGCTGGATGACGGCGTCAGCCGCGATTGCAGCATGGGCTTTTCGACACTCGACGGCATTCCGATGGCGACGCGCCCCGGTTGGCTCGATGCCGGCGTCATCCTGCATCTGGCCGGTGAGAAGAAGCAATCCTTCAGGGAGATCGAAGACCTGCTCTATCACCGCTCCGGCTTGCTCGGCGTTTCCGGCATCAGCACCGATACGCGCGAGCTGTTGAAGGACGGGCAGCCGGAGGCGCGCCAGGCGATCGACCTTTTCACCCTGCGCATCGCCGGCGAGATCGGCCGCATGGCGGCAACGCTGAACGGCCTCGACACCATCGTCTTCACCGCCGGCATCGGCGAGCATCAGCCGGAGATCCGCAACGGCGTGGCGAAACGACTGTCCTGGCTCGGCCTTGCGATCGACGAAAAGGCCAATGCCGCCGGTGATTTCACGATCAGCACTGGGGAAAGCCGCATCGCCGCCCATGTCATCGCCACCGATGAGGAACAGGTCATCGCCGACGAGGCGCTGTCTATTCTTCGCAGTGACTGATCCAGATCAACGGCAATTCGGCGCCGACCGGTAGACTTGACGTTGAACAGGTTTTCGAACGGGAGAAGCCGATGGAAACGCATGTCTCGACCGCCGCTCTGACCGATGCCGAACTCACCCTCATCGACCGCTATTGGCGGGCCGCCAACTATCTCTCGGTCGGCCAGATCTACCTGCTGGCCAATCCTCTGCTGCGTGAGCCGCTGAAGGCAGAGCACATCAAACCCCGCCTGCTCGGCCATTGGGGCACGACGCCCGGCCTGAATTTCATTTATGCGCATCTGAACCGCCTCATCCGCGCCCGCGA of Rhizobium sp. BT04 contains these proteins:
- a CDS encoding bifunctional diguanylate cyclase/phosphodiesterase, coding for MPVFFQSRAGRQCVSIVGFGITLWLLGTLLQLDDSLAFFMTGFGEYGADKLVLALGIAGAMSFIYSVLRIADLRKETEQRAAAQAKADWTATHDHLTKLPNRYAFERKILSRPIKTDEAEIEEWGRNVTLFSVDLDGFKKVNDLVGHKGGDVLLIEVARRICALGNADCVYRFGGDEFVIVAFALTAQREERFAKLLIQAITRPIHIDGFAVEVGASVGYDRWVEGAEPLEDAAHRADLAMYEAKSRGPNHYFVFEPSMQDKVTERAALETRLRAAISTKAIKPFYQPLIDLKSGQLCGFEALARWIGDDGVNIPPPVFIDIAEETGMITALFEDLLAQACSDALTWPEHVTLSFNVSPVQMEDRLLTSRILKVLSASRLPPQRLEVEITENALIQDPAIAVVVLDELHAAGIQIALDDFGTGYSSLAQLARYRFDKIKIDKSFIATYRDDERQEKIVRAMLGLGRSLNIKTTAEGVEEHSQLAFLLQLGCDIGQGYLFGKAMPAAEAGIFISDRNTSLASTA
- a CDS encoding inorganic phosphate transporter, whose amino-acid sequence is MADIAPSQVHSDTSHPLHSSNSSGKWFLPVFALVLVCGLGYVAYALTRDLTTAVAVPWILLGLALLIALGFEFVNGFHDTANAVATVIYTRSLPAEFAVIWSGFFNFLGVLTSSGAVAFGILALLPVELILQVGSGSGLAMVFALLIAAIVWNLGTWYLGLPSSSSHTLVGSIIGVGLANQFLAPAGTATSGVDWSQATNIGLSLLISPLIGFGLSAVLLLVMKVLVRNKALYDEPKGNQPPPLWIRAILIFTCTGVSFAHGSNDGQKGMGLIMLILIGLVPTAFALNRTPDVNYLEAYKSASVQVETALGKYVKPSVTVTDYKAEISNAVKNKTWTDATTPALQQYIHQTSAEVAAFPTLEAVPTNLVGNVRNDIYLIGEALKLIDKQKLLPMDAGDLSAVTNYHKAVDNATKFIPLWVKVAVAIALGLGTMVGWKRIVVTVGEKIGKTHLTYGQGAAAEVVAMVTIASADHLGLPVSTTHVLSSGVAGTMAANGSGLQWSTVRNMLMAWVLTLPASIAIAFVLFVILRQVF
- a CDS encoding acetate/propionate family kinase, which encodes MPSTDLLLTFNAGSSTVKIGIFAMDGAAARRIGKGVIDFRAEPLSLDLTKGSQTFEMPLKAEVTDDLHGVVDEVFALLADHVDITATRAAGHRVVHGGDRFTKAIALDAAAIDAVDALTPLAPLHQPQALRFIRALRHLKPHLAQTASFDTAFHATQDDLVRRFAIPRALHDEGVKRYGFHGLSYKFIAAVLASKAPRAAKAVVAHFGSGASLCALDDGVSRDCSMGFSTLDGIPMATRPGWLDAGVILHLAGEKKQSFREIEDLLYHRSGLLGVSGISTDTRELLKDGQPEARQAIDLFTLRIAGEIGRMAATLNGLDTIVFTAGIGEHQPEIRNGVAKRLSWLGLAIDEKANAAGDFTISTGESRIAAHVIATDEEQVIADEALSILRSD
- a CDS encoding histidine phosphatase family protein: MNTRLTWICHGATMASRKALFPLDEPLEDKAEEEAASMAAPPRADRIATSPALRARQTAEALRLDARIDQALRDCDHGRWAGRSITTVEADEPANLLAWMSDPEAAPHGGESLVDLRRRVASWMDNESSLGGHVIAVSHAAVIRAAVAHVLQAPLPSFWLSDVEPLAVIHMTTDGRRWSLRFPH
- a CDS encoding CbtB domain-containing protein, yielding MSDTTFAPAAVPAPIPLGEILPWAIFGGLLMLIVLYFVGTEEGAMALFNGMYVHEFVHDGRHLLGFPCH